A stretch of the Acidobacteriota bacterium genome encodes the following:
- a CDS encoding 2'-deoxycytidine 5'-triphosphate deaminase, with translation MADDYAFELFPEFASSVSSVQEGVLPSQDIEKLIRAGRIHAVEPIEPRQIQPASLDLRLGFVAYRLQASFLPGRESTVRRKLEGLAMAELDLTRATVLEKQCVYLVPLMEQLRLPEELEAKANPKSTTGRLDVFTRLITDYGFAFEHVPKGGYVGPLYAEIVPRTFSIIVHPGLSLSQLRFIRKRAPTSDTHLRGLDRKEGGLIYLDETNPGKALIRDGLNVSVSLKGDRDGDVVAYRGKENTPLVDLKNVDHYDIDRFWDAIPSPPDGRLILNPGDFYILASRERVRVPPECAAEMVPFDPSVGEFRIHYAGFFDPGFGYGDSNITGTRAVLEVRAHETPFVIEHGQVVGRLVYSRVLDVPEKIYGKSIGSSYQRQELALSKQFRRSSPSSGE, from the coding sequence GTGGCGGACGACTACGCATTCGAGCTCTTTCCGGAATTCGCGAGCAGCGTTTCGTCCGTCCAGGAAGGCGTGCTGCCATCCCAGGACATCGAGAAGCTCATCCGCGCGGGGAGGATCCACGCGGTCGAACCCATCGAACCGCGGCAGATTCAGCCTGCCAGCCTCGACCTGCGTCTCGGATTCGTTGCCTATCGGCTGCAAGCGAGCTTCCTGCCCGGCCGGGAGTCGACGGTTCGGCGCAAACTGGAGGGCTTGGCCATGGCCGAGCTCGACCTGACCCGGGCGACGGTGCTGGAGAAGCAATGCGTGTACCTGGTGCCGCTGATGGAGCAGCTCCGGCTGCCCGAGGAGCTCGAGGCCAAGGCCAACCCGAAGAGCACCACCGGCCGGCTGGACGTGTTCACTCGCCTGATCACCGACTACGGATTCGCATTCGAGCACGTGCCGAAGGGCGGGTACGTGGGACCGCTCTACGCCGAGATCGTGCCCCGGACTTTTTCCATCATCGTGCACCCGGGTCTGAGCCTTTCCCAGCTTCGTTTCATCCGGAAACGCGCGCCGACATCCGACACGCACCTGAGGGGGCTGGACAGGAAGGAGGGAGGCCTCATCTACCTGGACGAGACGAATCCCGGCAAGGCCCTGATACGGGACGGCCTGAACGTCTCGGTCAGCCTCAAGGGTGACCGGGACGGCGACGTGGTCGCCTACAGAGGCAAGGAGAACACACCGCTCGTCGACCTGAAGAACGTCGACCACTACGACATCGATCGGTTCTGGGACGCGATTCCCAGTCCCCCCGACGGCCGGCTCATCCTCAATCCCGGCGACTTCTACATTCTTGCGTCGCGCGAGCGGGTGCGGGTGCCTCCGGAGTGCGCGGCCGAGATGGTGCCCTTCGATCCGTCCGTGGGCGAGTTCCGGATCCACTACGCCGGCTTTTTCGACCCCGGTTTCGGCTACGGCGACAGCAACATCACCGGCACGCGCGCCGTGCTGGAGGTCCGCGCGCACGAGACCCCGTTCGTGATCGAGCACGGACAGGTCGTCGGACGGCTCGTCTACAGCCGTGTGCTCGACGTGCCGGAGAAGATCTACGGAAAATCTATCGGTTCGTCCTACCAGCGCCAAGAGTTGGCGCTCAGCAAGCAGTTTCGCCGATCCTCGCCGTCGTCAGGAGAATAA
- a CDS encoding DUF1592 domain-containing protein, producing the protein MLNPRRVGIVVMLIGLLGAGSPAASVEAQESATAAVAADAPHHSLVNRYCLSCHNDRTRTAGLALESINTQALGDNREAWEKVARKLRARQMPPAGGRRPDEAAYTAALASLESALDGLAAAQPNPGRADTFRRLNRTEYHNAVRDLLALEVDVTDLLPGDSSSFGFDNITVGNLSPTLLERYVSAAEKIAQLAVGRAGRAPGGTTVRLRPDLTQEKHIAGLPVGTRGGVLVEHTFPVDGHYEVSVRLARDRNEHVEGLTGAHQVELLLDGERVELFTVERPAYREDVALIYQPSHDNVDAHLKVRMPVTAGRHALGVTFPKLPSLLKETARQPYEAHFNYYRHPRLQPAVYEVSITGPYDATGPGRTPSRDAILICRPATPDEDDACATRILKQLMRQAYRRPVTEADLQGPFDLYRAARAADGFEAGVEMALAAVLVSPEFLFRIEQDPNGVEPGEAYRLDDLELASRLSFFLWSSIPDDELLDLAERRMLRDPRVLEQQVRRMLADPRSRNLVTNFAGQWLHLRNLDSIAPDMRVFPDFDDNLRQAFRQETEMLVDSVMREDRSVLDLLRADYTFVNERLAKHYGIPYVYGSRFRRVEFDGDEDHAPRGGLLRHGSILLVTSYATRTSPVIRGKWILDNVLGVPPPPPPANVPELEETGTGARAVSMRERLAGHRANPACASCHRLMDPVGFAFENYDAVGRWRDADAGAPIDASGTLFDGSAFDGVGDLQEALLARPELFVTTLAEKLLTFATGRGVEYYDAPAVRRIVREAEADDFRFSSLVMEIVNSAPFQMRKAS; encoded by the coding sequence ATGCTGAACCCTCGGCGAGTCGGCATCGTCGTCATGCTCATCGGGCTGTTGGGCGCCGGGAGCCCCGCCGCTTCCGTCGAGGCGCAGGAGTCGGCCACCGCGGCGGTGGCGGCCGACGCGCCCCACCACAGTCTGGTCAACCGCTACTGCCTCTCGTGCCACAACGACCGGACCCGGACGGCCGGACTTGCGCTCGAGTCCATCAACACGCAGGCGCTCGGGGACAACCGGGAGGCGTGGGAGAAGGTCGCCCGCAAGCTGCGCGCACGGCAGATGCCGCCGGCTGGCGGACGCCGGCCCGACGAGGCCGCCTACACGGCCGCGCTCGCATCGCTGGAGAGCGCCCTCGACGGCCTGGCCGCGGCGCAGCCGAACCCCGGCCGCGCGGACACGTTCCGGCGGCTGAACCGCACCGAGTATCACAACGCGGTCCGTGATCTGCTCGCGCTGGAAGTCGACGTCACCGACCTGCTGCCGGGCGATTCCTCGAGCTTCGGCTTCGACAACATCACGGTCGGCAATCTGTCGCCGACGCTGCTCGAGCGCTACGTCTCGGCGGCCGAGAAGATCGCGCAGCTCGCCGTCGGCCGGGCCGGCCGCGCGCCGGGCGGCACCACGGTCCGGCTCCGTCCGGACCTGACGCAGGAGAAGCACATCGCCGGCCTGCCGGTGGGCACGCGCGGCGGCGTCCTCGTCGAGCACACGTTTCCCGTCGACGGCCACTACGAGGTGTCGGTGCGCCTGGCGCGCGACCGCAACGAGCACGTCGAAGGGCTGACCGGGGCTCACCAGGTGGAGCTGTTGCTGGACGGCGAGCGCGTGGAGCTGTTCACGGTGGAGCGGCCGGCGTACCGGGAGGACGTGGCGCTGATCTATCAGCCCTCCCACGACAACGTGGACGCGCACCTGAAGGTCCGGATGCCGGTGACCGCCGGACGGCACGCGTTGGGGGTCACGTTCCCGAAGCTGCCGTCGCTGCTGAAGGAGACGGCGCGGCAGCCCTACGAGGCGCACTTCAACTACTACCGCCACCCGCGCCTGCAGCCGGCCGTCTACGAGGTATCGATCACGGGTCCGTACGACGCGACCGGGCCGGGCCGCACGCCGAGCCGGGACGCGATCCTCATCTGCCGGCCGGCCACTCCGGACGAGGACGACGCCTGTGCGACGCGGATCCTGAAGCAGCTGATGCGGCAGGCGTACCGCCGGCCGGTGACCGAGGCGGACCTGCAGGGGCCGTTCGATCTCTACCGCGCGGCGCGCGCCGCGGACGGGTTCGAGGCGGGAGTGGAGATGGCGCTGGCCGCCGTGCTGGTCAGCCCCGAGTTCCTCTTTCGCATCGAGCAGGATCCGAACGGCGTCGAGCCGGGCGAGGCCTATCGCCTCGACGACCTGGAGCTGGCGTCGCGGCTGTCGTTCTTCCTGTGGAGCAGCATCCCGGACGACGAGCTGCTCGACCTGGCCGAGCGGCGCATGCTCAGGGACCCGAGGGTTCTGGAGCAACAGGTGCGGCGGATGCTGGCCGACCCGCGCTCGCGCAACCTGGTGACGAACTTCGCCGGGCAGTGGCTGCACCTGCGCAACCTCGACTCGATCGCGCCGGACATGCGCGTCTTCCCTGACTTCGACGACAACCTCCGGCAGGCCTTCCGGCAGGAGACGGAGATGCTCGTCGACAGCGTCATGCGCGAGGACCGCAGCGTGCTCGACCTGCTGCGCGCGGACTACACGTTCGTCAACGAACGCCTCGCCAAGCACTACGGCATACCGTACGTCTACGGCAGCCGGTTCCGCCGCGTCGAGTTCGACGGCGACGAGGATCACGCCCCGCGGGGTGGACTCCTCCGCCACGGGAGCATCCTGCTCGTCACGTCCTACGCCACCCGCACGTCCCCCGTGATCCGCGGCAAGTGGATCCTCGACAACGTGCTCGGCGTGCCCCCGCCCCCGCCGCCCGCCAACGTGCCGGAGCTGGAGGAGACGGGGACCGGCGCGCGGGCGGTTTCGATGCGCGAGCGGCTCGCGGGACACCGGGCCAACCCCGCCTGCGCGAGTTGCCACCGGCTGATGGATCCGGTCGGGTTCGCATTCGAGAACTACGACGCGGTCGGACGCTGGCGCGACGCCGACGCCGGTGCGCCGATCGACGCCTCCGGAACGCTGTTCGACGGCTCGGCCTTCGACGGCGTGGGCGATCTGCAAGAAGCGCTGCTGGCCCGCCCGGAGCTGTTCGTCACCACCCTTGCCGAAAAGCTGCTGACGTTCGCCACGGGGAGGGGGGTCGAGTACTACGACGCGCCCGCCGTCCGCCGGATCGTGCGCGAAGCGGAGGCGGACGACTTCCGGTTCTCGTCGCTGGTTATGGAGATCGTCAACAGCGCACCGTTCCAGATGAGGAAAGCATCATGA
- a CDS encoding type II toxin-antitoxin system VapC family toxin, which translates to MSARSATSRMTPRFGIDTSVLVRLVAGEPEAEFERCVETLRSLIEDAGAEVVVSNQVIGEAYVAVQHHYGVSKTDARAGLLDVLRSGMVAPLNGRAVLAALEAHGGAGLLDRLIAEEYSRVGLEVLTLDRRMSTLPAVRRL; encoded by the coding sequence ATGTCGGCGCGTTCCGCGACGAGCCGCATGACCCCGCGCTTCGGGATTGACACGTCGGTTCTGGTGCGGCTGGTCGCGGGGGAGCCGGAAGCCGAGTTCGAGCGTTGCGTCGAGACGCTGCGCTCCCTGATCGAGGACGCCGGCGCCGAGGTCGTGGTTTCGAACCAGGTCATTGGCGAGGCCTACGTCGCCGTCCAGCATCACTACGGCGTCTCGAAGACGGATGCTCGCGCCGGCCTGCTCGACGTGCTGCGCAGCGGGATGGTCGCCCCTCTGAACGGGCGGGCGGTTCTTGCGGCCCTGGAAGCACACGGAGGTGCAGGGCTTCTCGACCGTCTCATCGCGGAAGAGTACTCCCGCGTCGGTCTGGAAGTGCTGACGCTGGATCGCAGGATGTCCACGTTGCCGGCCGTCCGGCGTCTGTGA
- a CDS encoding AbrB/MazE/SpoVT family DNA-binding domain-containing protein — protein MLVRVTSKRQVTFPARVLDALGVRPGDRIELQEGPDGFILRPRRIDYDRLGTLRGKLRGGQGAFDVGAFRDEPHDPALRD, from the coding sequence ATGCTCGTACGCGTTACATCGAAGCGGCAGGTGACTTTTCCGGCCCGGGTGCTGGACGCGCTGGGCGTGCGGCCGGGCGACCGCATCGAGCTCCAGGAAGGTCCGGACGGTTTCATCCTGCGTCCCCGGCGCATCGACTACGACCGGCTCGGCACGCTGCGCGGCAAGCTCCGCGGCGGGCAGGGTGCTTTCGATGTCGGCGCGTTCCGCGACGAGCCGCATGACCCCGCGCTTCGGGATTGA
- a CDS encoding ImmA/IrrE family metallo-endopeptidase, with translation MSVHFRFGWVDAGPSPDKLAQSTMATLSVEAGGATVTSVLDRANRIYSDEVVVPLFSIAEWLVANWWHIWYEVGDANEQRPAFESRHNLAFAGDGFVLPSLNMIPASGRVHLQWKRYKPRHARIEFVDEGRQSVERDELESELRNLIDGVIERLHGRPETGAAADSLGRAWNAVNDLDADELEFSRAAALLGIDPFDVRDSVADAIVAFWERADPAIREDALAIASENSLTRVGTWLDEAIETLAKNQNDSDWADIRSGLPPLATAEPWARGYALARAARERIGASGGPADFAQHGPMAIPHHDTQPPTWRIHGLVGTDTPACMTAPRGKAGKRFLIARALGDYLGRSAPGLGMLSSLATDRQAQSRAFAAEFLVPAESLRRRLSSDSVDAERTDELAQEFCVSSELIRRQIQNHDLARVVGY, from the coding sequence ATGAGTGTTCATTTTAGATTCGGCTGGGTCGACGCAGGACCGTCACCTGACAAGCTGGCCCAATCCACGATGGCCACGCTCTCCGTTGAAGCGGGCGGTGCCACGGTCACGTCCGTGCTGGATCGCGCGAACCGCATCTACAGCGACGAGGTTGTGGTCCCTCTCTTCAGCATCGCCGAGTGGTTGGTCGCCAACTGGTGGCACATCTGGTACGAGGTCGGGGATGCGAACGAGCAACGCCCTGCATTCGAATCCCGGCACAATCTGGCGTTCGCCGGCGACGGCTTCGTGCTTCCGAGTCTGAACATGATCCCCGCGTCCGGGCGCGTACACCTGCAGTGGAAGCGGTACAAGCCACGGCACGCTCGGATCGAGTTCGTCGATGAGGGGCGCCAGAGCGTCGAACGCGATGAGCTGGAATCGGAGCTCCGGAACCTCATCGACGGCGTAATCGAACGGCTCCACGGCAGGCCCGAGACCGGAGCAGCCGCGGACAGTCTCGGCCGAGCCTGGAATGCGGTCAACGACCTCGACGCCGACGAGCTCGAGTTCAGTCGCGCCGCGGCACTGCTTGGCATCGATCCTTTCGACGTGCGAGATTCCGTCGCCGATGCGATCGTTGCTTTCTGGGAACGCGCAGATCCAGCCATCCGAGAAGACGCCCTGGCGATCGCCAGCGAAAACTCATTGACACGCGTTGGCACGTGGCTGGATGAGGCCATCGAAACTCTCGCGAAAAACCAGAACGACAGCGACTGGGCCGACATTCGAAGCGGATTGCCGCCTTTGGCAACCGCTGAACCCTGGGCGCGAGGTTACGCACTAGCCCGTGCCGCTCGGGAACGGATCGGCGCAAGTGGCGGACCAGCCGACTTCGCCCAGCACGGACCGATGGCGATTCCCCACCACGATACGCAACCGCCGACATGGCGCATTCACGGCTTGGTAGGGACTGACACACCCGCCTGCATGACGGCGCCACGAGGCAAAGCGGGTAAGCGGTTTCTGATCGCCCGCGCCCTCGGCGACTACCTCGGTCGGTCTGCACCCGGCTTGGGCATGCTGAGTTCTCTGGCCACGGATCGTCAGGCACAATCGCGGGCGTTTGCCGCGGAGTTTCTGGTACCCGCCGAGTCATTGCGCCGACGGCTCTCAAGTGATTCGGTCGACGCAGAACGAACTGACGAGCTTGCGCAGGAGTTTTGCGTCTCCAGTGAGTTGATTCGTCGCCAAATCCAGAATCACGACTTGGCACGAGTAGTCGGATACTGA
- a CDS encoding DUF2384 domain-containing protein, translated as MTAGPSDRARHSVAPDPGRVVTKAALRAAEELGVTARALAAVIGVSEATLSRMKNESFALAPGTKPFELAVLFVRLFRSLDAIVGGDPQVARAWLSNANEALDGRPVDKILTISGLMDVIAYLDARRARV; from the coding sequence ATGACGGCAGGACCTTCCGACCGCGCCCGCCACAGCGTTGCGCCGGACCCGGGTCGCGTCGTGACGAAGGCCGCCCTGCGCGCGGCCGAGGAGCTCGGGGTCACCGCCAGGGCGCTCGCCGCTGTCATCGGTGTGAGCGAAGCGACCCTGTCGCGCATGAAGAACGAGAGCTTCGCTCTTGCTCCGGGCACGAAGCCGTTCGAGCTCGCGGTCCTGTTCGTGCGGCTGTTCAGATCGCTCGACGCCATCGTCGGGGGCGATCCGCAGGTCGCACGCGCGTGGCTGAGCAACGCCAACGAGGCGCTCGATGGCCGCCCCGTCGACAAGATCCTGACCATTTCGGGGCTGATGGATGTCATCGCCTACCTGGACGCCCGCCGCGCTCGCGTCTGA
- a CDS encoding epoxide hydrolase has protein sequence MGAAGASASVGARGGVSFGPARVHAAGGAGSAGAGQASAPAGIEPFEVRVADTELDDLGRRLQSPRWPPDSPGEPWSHGTDRAYLEELIAYWRDQYDWRTHEAALNAFDHYTTRIDGQLLHFVHQRGRGPAPLALVMSHGWPGTVWEMLPSVMALADPASHGGDAADAFDVVVPSIPGFGFSGEPAEGTDVVRTAELWVALMDRLGYERFGAYGSDWGAGITRVLGASYPDRLVGVHTPGAPPRLQREPQTDDERDYLARANLWSIDETGYQRIQGTKPQTLAFGLTDSPIGLAAWITEKLRSWSDCDGDVETRFSKDQILTLISIYWHTRTIGTSVRYYHANGLGSSRQRRGAVGPVQVPQGFAEFVGIPLRAHPPRSILSEPAENVTHWTVHDTGGHFPAIEEPELLVEDLRTFFRPLRPA, from the coding sequence ATGGGCGCCGCTGGCGCGTCGGCGTCTGTCGGAGCCCGGGGTGGCGTCTCGTTCGGACCGGCCAGGGTCCACGCGGCGGGCGGGGCCGGGAGCGCCGGTGCAGGGCAGGCGTCGGCCCCGGCCGGCATCGAGCCGTTCGAGGTGCGGGTCGCCGACACCGAGCTGGATGACCTGGGCCGCCGTCTCCAGTCTCCGCGCTGGCCGCCGGACTCGCCGGGCGAGCCGTGGTCCCATGGGACGGACCGCGCCTATCTGGAAGAGCTGATCGCCTACTGGCGCGACCAGTACGACTGGCGGACTCACGAGGCGGCGCTGAACGCGTTCGACCACTACACGACCCGCATCGACGGTCAGCTACTCCACTTCGTCCACCAGCGCGGACGCGGACCTGCGCCGCTGGCGCTGGTCATGTCGCACGGCTGGCCGGGCACGGTCTGGGAGATGCTCCCGTCGGTGATGGCGCTGGCCGACCCGGCGTCCCATGGCGGCGACGCGGCCGACGCGTTCGACGTGGTGGTGCCCTCCATTCCCGGCTTCGGATTCTCGGGCGAGCCGGCCGAGGGGACCGACGTCGTGCGCACGGCCGAGCTGTGGGTTGCCCTGATGGACCGGCTCGGCTACGAGCGCTTCGGCGCCTACGGCAGCGACTGGGGTGCGGGCATCACGCGCGTGCTCGGTGCCAGCTACCCGGACCGCCTGGTCGGCGTCCACACGCCCGGCGCGCCGCCGCGCCTGCAGCGGGAACCGCAGACCGACGACGAGCGCGACTATCTCGCGCGCGCCAACCTCTGGTCCATCGACGAGACCGGCTACCAGCGCATCCAGGGCACGAAGCCGCAGACCCTCGCTTTCGGCCTGACCGACTCTCCCATCGGACTGGCGGCCTGGATCACCGAGAAGCTCCGCTCCTGGAGCGACTGCGACGGTGACGTGGAGACGCGCTTCAGCAAGGACCAGATCCTCACGCTCATCTCCATCTACTGGCACACGCGAACCATCGGGACCAGCGTCCGCTACTACCACGCGAACGGGCTGGGCAGCTCGCGGCAGCGTAGAGGGGCAGTGGGGCCGGTACAGGTTCCGCAGGGATTCGCGGAGTTCGTCGGCATCCCGCTGCGCGCGCACCCGCCGCGGTCAATCCTCAGCGAGCCGGCGGAGAACGTCACGCACTGGACGGTCCACGACACCGGCGGTCATTTCCCGGCCATCGAGGAGCCCGAGCTGCTTGTCGAGGACCTGCGGACGTTCTTCCGCCCGCTGCGGCCGGCGTAG
- a CDS encoding DUF1552 domain-containing protein — MIISKKALPRRTFLRGMGATVALPLLDAMVPSMTALANTPAAPVRRLGFVYIPMGSHIQSWTPPGEAGALAKLSPSLSPLAPVQDQLTVLTNLELRNAYPGTHATSNAAFLSAATAKWTESSDYYLGTTVDQIAAQQMGQETRLPSLELAMDLMDMVGQCDNGYACVYQNNLSWSSPTTPLPSEAHPRVVFERLFGEGGSAEERRAALGRRASLLDWVRDDIARLQGQLGAADRTKVSEYLDTVREVERRIQRAESETLDNPLPDLDRPVGVPAAYADHAKLMFDLQLLALQGDVTRVVTFQLSREASNRTYTEIGVPDPHHPTSHHGNDPAKLAMLAKINQYHVSLFGYFLEKLAEVPDGDGSLLDHSLYLYGSGMGNPNVHDHTNLPVVVAGGGAGRSKGGRHLKYAEPEPMANLHLALLDAVGVRLDKFADSTRRIETLLDPLSLAG; from the coding sequence ATGATCATCTCGAAGAAGGCCTTGCCGCGGCGGACGTTCCTGCGGGGCATGGGCGCGACGGTCGCGCTTCCGCTCCTCGATGCGATGGTGCCGTCGATGACGGCCCTGGCCAACACGCCGGCCGCCCCGGTGCGGCGGCTCGGATTCGTCTACATCCCGATGGGCTCGCACATCCAGAGCTGGACCCCGCCGGGCGAGGCGGGTGCGCTGGCGAAGCTGTCGCCGAGCCTCAGCCCACTGGCGCCGGTGCAGGATCAGCTCACCGTCCTGACCAACCTGGAGCTGCGGAACGCCTATCCGGGCACGCACGCCACGTCCAACGCCGCGTTCCTGAGCGCGGCCACCGCGAAGTGGACCGAGAGCAGCGACTACTACCTGGGCACGACGGTCGACCAGATCGCCGCGCAGCAGATGGGGCAGGAGACGCGGCTGCCGTCGCTCGAGCTGGCGATGGACCTGATGGACATGGTGGGGCAGTGCGACAACGGCTACGCCTGCGTCTACCAGAACAACCTGTCGTGGTCTTCGCCGACCACGCCGCTGCCGTCCGAGGCGCATCCGCGCGTTGTGTTCGAGCGGCTGTTCGGCGAAGGGGGCAGCGCCGAGGAACGGCGGGCCGCTCTCGGGCGCCGGGCCAGCCTGCTCGACTGGGTTCGGGACGACATCGCGCGCCTGCAGGGACAGCTCGGCGCCGCCGACCGGACCAAGGTCAGCGAGTACCTCGACACGGTGCGCGAGGTGGAGCGCCGCATCCAGCGGGCCGAGTCGGAGACCCTGGACAACCCGCTGCCGGACCTCGACCGTCCCGTCGGCGTCCCGGCCGCCTACGCCGACCACGCGAAGCTGATGTTCGACCTGCAGCTCCTGGCGCTGCAGGGCGACGTGACCCGCGTCGTCACGTTCCAGCTCTCCCGCGAAGCGAGCAACCGGACCTACACCGAGATCGGCGTGCCCGATCCGCACCACCCGACATCGCACCACGGCAACGACCCGGCGAAGCTCGCGATGCTGGCGAAGATCAACCAGTACCACGTCTCGCTGTTCGGCTACTTCCTGGAGAAGCTGGCCGAGGTGCCGGACGGAGACGGCTCGCTGCTGGACCACTCGCTGTACCTGTACGGCAGCGGCATGGGCAACCCGAACGTCCACGACCACACCAATCTGCCGGTTGTCGTCGCGGGCGGCGGCGCGGGCCGGTCGAAGGGCGGACGGCACCTGAAGTACGCGGAGCCCGAGCCGATGGCGAACCTGCACCTGGCGCTGCTCGATGCGGTCGGCGTGCGCCTGGACAAGTTCGCGGACAGCACGCGGCGAATCGAGACCTTGCTCGATCCGCTGTCGCTGGCGGGCTGA
- a CDS encoding ankyrin repeat domain-containing protein, giving the protein MHRTRYLGAWLAAALLAAPLGAAGADAPLADAVQRQDLAAVGDLLQASTDVNERQVDGMTALHWAAYHDDADLVGRLVEAGADVHAENRYGVTPLSLAAENANVEMVERLLAAGADPNTTLPGGETVLMTAARTGRVGAVRALLTAGADLAAGEPERGQTALMWAVAEGHADVVETLVEVGADFRTPLDSGFTPFLFAVREGHLGVVRTLLAAGVDVNRTVDEVIRRERAYRTGASLRVGTTPLMVAVTNAHYDVAAALLDAGADPNAAGPGYTALHLIPRVRKPGVGDNDPAPYGSGRMSSLDLVRKLAAQGADLNARMTERRNLNATRHHEVGSTPFMLAALVSDAELMRTLVDLGADPLAKNDEFSTPLMAAAGLGTRSPGEDAGTEEEVLEVVELLLELGDDINAVDDNGETAMHGAAYKNLPRVVEFLAANGAAIDVWNEENRYGWTPLTIAQGYRFGNFKPSPVTVAALERVMDEAGVAPASDEEAEGVDIYAAPTPPAPQPPPAAVPPR; this is encoded by the coding sequence ATGCACCGTACACGCTACTTGGGGGCTTGGCTCGCCGCGGCGCTGCTCGCCGCGCCACTGGGCGCCGCCGGCGCCGACGCGCCGCTGGCAGACGCGGTGCAGCGCCAGGATCTCGCCGCGGTCGGTGACCTGCTGCAGGCGTCGACCGACGTCAACGAGCGGCAGGTGGACGGCATGACGGCGCTCCACTGGGCCGCGTACCACGACGACGCGGATCTGGTGGGACGGCTCGTGGAGGCCGGCGCCGACGTGCATGCCGAGAACCGGTATGGCGTCACGCCGCTCTCGCTCGCGGCCGAGAACGCGAACGTCGAGATGGTCGAGCGGCTCCTGGCGGCCGGCGCCGATCCGAACACCACGCTGCCCGGCGGCGAGACCGTCCTGATGACGGCGGCACGGACCGGCCGGGTAGGCGCGGTCCGCGCGCTGCTGACCGCGGGAGCCGACCTTGCGGCGGGGGAGCCGGAGCGCGGACAGACCGCCCTGATGTGGGCGGTGGCCGAGGGGCATGCAGACGTCGTGGAGACGCTCGTCGAGGTCGGGGCCGACTTTCGCACCCCGCTCGATTCCGGATTCACGCCCTTTCTGTTCGCCGTCCGCGAGGGGCACCTGGGGGTCGTGCGGACGCTGCTCGCCGCGGGCGTGGACGTCAACCGCACGGTCGACGAGGTGATCCGCCGAGAGCGGGCGTACCGCACCGGCGCGTCGCTCCGGGTCGGCACCACGCCGCTGATGGTGGCGGTCACCAACGCCCACTATGACGTCGCCGCCGCGCTGCTCGACGCCGGCGCCGATCCGAACGCCGCCGGCCCCGGCTATACCGCGTTGCACCTGATACCTCGGGTGCGCAAGCCGGGGGTCGGCGACAACGATCCCGCGCCGTACGGGTCCGGCCGCATGTCGAGTCTCGATCTCGTCCGCAAGCTCGCCGCGCAAGGCGCGGATCTGAACGCGCGGATGACCGAGCGGCGCAACCTGAACGCCACGCGGCACCATGAAGTCGGATCGACGCCGTTCATGCTGGCGGCGCTGGTCTCCGACGCCGAGCTGATGCGGACTCTGGTCGACCTCGGCGCCGATCCGCTCGCGAAGAACGACGAGTTCAGCACCCCGCTGATGGCCGCCGCGGGGCTCGGCACGCGCTCGCCGGGCGAGGACGCGGGCACCGAGGAAGAGGTGCTCGAGGTGGTGGAGCTGCTCCTCGAGCTCGGGGACGACATCAACGCGGTCGACGACAACGGCGAGACGGCCATGCACGGCGCCGCCTACAAGAACCTCCCGCGGGTGGTCGAGTTTCTCGCCGCCAACGGCGCCGCGATCGACGTCTGGAACGAGGAGAACCGCTACGGCTGGACGCCCCTGACGATCGCCCAGGGCTACCGGTTCGGCAACTTCAAGCCGTCACCGGTGACCGTCGCCGCGCTCGAACGGGTCATGGATGAGGCGGGCGTCGCGCCGGCGAGCGACGAGGAGGCCGAGGGCGTCGACATCTACGCGGCGCCGACGCCTCCGGCTCCGCAGCCACCTCCCGCGGCCGTGCCGCCGCGCTGA